In the Pectinatus sottacetonis genome, TCATATCGGAATTGACACGGTTAATACGAAGGGAGAAGGATTCAAAACTTACGTTAAGCAGGGAGATAACATAAAAAAGGGGGATCTTCTGCTTGAATTCGATATTGATTTATTGAAAAAGAATGGTTATGATGTGACAACACCAGTTATAATTACTAATGCTGATAAATTTTCTCATATTTCTGTAAAAGATGAGGAAAATTCTGTTATAATAAAAGATGATATTAATACTATTATTCCTTCTCCACCTAATAATATTGTATCTTCTGCAAAACATGCTGAACTTTCAGCTGACGAACGTGTTGCCGGGGAAATTCTCGCTAATATTGGTGGAAAAGAAAATATCCGGTCCGTAGAACACTGTGCAACACGTCTTAGACTAATATTAAAAGACAAAACAAAAATAAATGAAAAGGCTATAGAAAATATCGACGGCATAAAAGGACAGTTCTTTGCTGCAGCCCAATACCAGATAATTCTGGGAACCGGCTTTGTTAATAAGGTCTATGCAGTAATAATCCGCGGTTCTGACTCATTATCCCAAAGCAACAATAAAGACACTGCCTATGCTGATATGACTTTACTTCAAAAAGCTTCACGTATTTTAGGTGATATTTTTGTGCCAATAATCCCTGTACTAGTGGCTACAGGACTATTTATGGGACTACGCGGTACCCTTATCAGCCTAGGCGTTAAATTCAGTCCTCATTTTATGCTGATGTCACAAATTTTGACTGATACGGCATTTGCTTTTCTGCCAGCTCTCGTAACATGGTCGGCCATGAAAAAATTTGGTGGTACCCCAGTTATAGGTATTGTTTTAGGGCTTATGCTAGTTGCCCCGCAGCTACCGAATTCTTATTTAGTAGCTAATGGCTCCAGCCAACCATTAATGCTCAATATATTTGGAGCATCTATTCCGGTAATTGGTTATCAAGGTTCTGTACTTCCTGCATTGATATTAGGAATTTTTGCATCTAAACTGCAGCTTGGTCTGAAAAAAATCATTCCTGATGTTCTCGACCTTATTCTTACACCCTTTTTAACATTGTTTATTTCCATGATTTTAGGTATACTTATTATTGGGCCTGTGATGCACCATATTGAATTATTTATTTTTAACGCTGTACGCATGTTTCTAGAATTGCCTTATGGCATAGGTGGTTTTGTTGTAGGCGGTTTACAGCAGGTAATAGTTGTAAGCGGCGTGCATCAAATTTTTAATGCATTGGAAATAGAATTATTGAGTTCTACTGGCAAGGATATGTTCAACGCAATAATAACCGGTGCTGTAATTGCTCAGGGTGGTGCGGCTCTAGCAGTAGCCATACGTACTAAAAATCCTAAAAAGCGTTCTTTATATATTTCTTCAGTAATTCCCGCCTTTTTGGGCATTACTGAACCAGCTATTTTTGGCATAAATCTACGTTTCATCAAACCTTTTATCT is a window encoding:
- a CDS encoding glucose PTS transporter subunit IIA, whose product is MKNLSFMLPIKGSIINLSDVEDPGFSSGSMGPGIAIKPLEGKVYAPFDATISVLFATKHAIGLTGKNNDAELLIHIGIDTVNTKGEGFKTYVKQGDNIKKGDLLLEFDIDLLKKNGYDVTTPVIITNADKFSHISVKDEENSVIIKDDINTIIPSPPNNIVSSAKHAELSADERVAGEILANIGGKENIRSVEHCATRLRLILKDKTKINEKAIENIDGIKGQFFAAAQYQIILGTGFVNKVYAVIIRGSDSLSQSNNKDTAYADMTLLQKASRILGDIFVPIIPVLVATGLFMGLRGTLISLGVKFSPHFMLMSQILTDTAFAFLPALVTWSAMKKFGGTPVIGIVLGLMLVAPQLPNSYLVANGSSQPLMLNIFGASIPVIGYQGSVLPALILGIFASKLQLGLKKIIPDVLDLILTPFLTLFISMILGILIIGPVMHHIELFIFNAVRMFLELPYGIGGFVVGGLQQVIVVSGVHQIFNALEIELLSSTGKDMFNAIITGAVIAQGGAALAVAIRTKNPKKRSLYISSVIPAFLGITEPAIFGINLRFIKPFICGLAGGALSGMAASWMHLAGTGMGITVIPGTLLYMHQLPQYLLVNAIGLIVGFGLTIIFFKPEE